The sequence ATCACCTGCTTTCCCCGGACATCTCAGGAGGTTCCTCACAGATTTTGACATTTACCGGGTCAAAACAGGGGTTGATGAGGTATTTCCGGATCTCGCGTGGCTTGAAGATGAGCTTGAACTGGCTTTCAGTTACTTCATGTACTATTTCCCCGGCTACCGGGTTCCCGATATATACACCTACATTTCGGGATTCAACCAGTCCGTTATTACCTCTGAAGGAATCATAGGCATAGGCCTGGACAAATATCTCGGATCCGGTCATGTTTTTTACTCACAGTTGCAGCTGCCGTTGTATCAGAGGCAGGTCATGCACCCCGGAAAGATCGCATCGGATTGTATGATGGCATGGGCGATGATGGAATTTGAGTTTGATGAAAGTGAGGATAACCTGCTCAGCCATATTATTCATCACGGGAAGATGCTTTACTTTCTTGATGCTGTTCTTCCCGGTCAGCATGATACACTGAAAACAGGTTTTACCGAACAGCAGCTTCAGTGGTGCAGGAGGAATGAAGATCTCATGTGGACCTACCTGGTTGAAAACAAATTACTCTTCTCTACCGATGTGAGGACAATCAGCCGGTTTGTCAATCCTGCTCCCTTTACAAGGGAGTTTACAAGTGAATCTCCCGGCCGGGCAGCTCTCTGGCTTGGCTGGCAGATCGTTTCCTCCTACATGAGCCGCAACCGGGATGTAACACTTTCAGAGCTGATGGAAGATACCGATTACCAGAGAATACTAAACCAGGCAAGGTACCGGCCTTAAAGGCTTACCGTGATGATCGCCCGGTGTTACCGGTATTAACAAAAAAACAGTCATTATGAGGTCAGATATTGAAATAGCCCGAAGCATCAGTATGAAGCACATTTCTGAGATTGCTGCCGGAATGGGCATTGATGAAAATGATCTTGAGCTTTATGGAAAGTACAAGGCCAAGATACCACTTAAATATATCGACAGGGAAAAGGTTGATAAAAGTACCCTGATCCTGGTAAGCGCAATATCGCCCACTCCTGCCGGTGAAGGCAAGACAACAGTTTCGATCGGCCTTTCTCTGGGCCTCAACAGGATAGGTAAAAAGAGTGCGGTCGTTCTGCGTGAGCCTTCACTTGGACCTGTATTCGGGATCAAGGGCGGCGCAGCCGGCGGAGGATATTCACAGGTTCTGCCGATGGAGGACATAAACCTGCATTTTACCGGCGATTTCAGCGCCATTGAAAAGGCAAACAATCTTCTTGCTGCGCTGATCGATAACAATATACAGAGCAAAACACGCAGCATAGGCATTGACCCACGCACTGTCCTCTGGAAAAGGGTAATGGATATGAATGACCGGTCGCTGCGTAATGTTATTGTAGGCCTTGGGGGCACTATGAGCGGTGTACCCCGTGAGGGAGGATTTAATATAACCGCTGCCTCAGAGATCATGGCGGCCCTCTGCCTGGCCGATGACCTGCAGGATCTGAAGAGAAAGATGGGAAACATCTTCATCGGGTTAACCCACGACAAAAAGCCCGTCTATGCCCGTGACCTGAAGGCTCACGGCGCCATGACAGCCCTGCTTAAGGATGCCATTATGCCGAATCTTGTCCAGACCACCGGGCACACACCTGCCATAATCCATGGTGGACCGTTTGCAAACATAGCACAGGGCACCAATTCAGTCATTGCTACAAGAATGGGCTTGTCGTTATCTGATTACGTGGTTACAGAGGCCGGTTTCGGGTTCGATCTGGGTGCGGAGAAGTTTTTTGACATCAAATGCGGTTATTCGGGGCTCTCACCAAGAGCCGTTGTCCTTGTAGCCACAGTCAGGGCCCTCAGGTATCACGGCGGAGCTGATATCAAGAATATCAGTGAGCCTGATCCGGGTGCAGTGGAAAAGGGATTGTCAAATCTGACAAAGCATGTTGAGAATATAGCCCAGTTTGGCATATGCGCCGTTGTTGCAATAAACCGGTTTGCAACAGATACAGATGAGGAGATAGGTATGATAAATGGGCATTGTCAGAAGATTGGTATAGAAGCAGTTGAGGCTGATGTCTGGGCTAAAGGCGGCAAAGGTGCTGAAGAACTTGCCAAAGTGGTTAGCAGCGTTGCCGATAACTGCAGGAACAGGTTCAAGCCGATGTATGACTGGAACTGGGACATTCCCCGTAAGGTTGAAACGGTGGCCAGGAAGATTTACGGTGCCAATGCAGTTGATTTTACCAGGAAGGCAAGGGCTGATCTTGACAAGATAGAGAAGCTGGGGCTTGACAAGCTTCCGGTTTGTATAGCAAAGACACAGAAATCATTGTCCGACAACCCCGAGCTTCTCGGCAGGCCCAAAGATTTTGTGGTAACTGTTCGCGAGATCGAGATTGCTGCCGGAGCCGGTTTCGTGATTCCTATAACGGGCGATATTATGAGGATGCCCGGCCTTCCTGCAGTGCCTGCTGCAGAGGGGATGGATATTGATGAACAGGGCAATATTACCGGACTTGTCTGATCAGGTGGGATAAGCTCTCCGGCAATTAATATATGTAGTCCTGGCGGTGGTCAATGTGAACCCGAGGCTGATCAGACATGGTCCGGCAGACTTTCAGGTATAATCCTTTCCCAATAACAAAGGCTACCCGGTCAGGGCAGCCTTTGTTTATGCTGCAATATCACTTTTATTCCGGATGGATTGCCTCAACAGGGCACACATCGACACATGCACCGCAATCGGTACATGCTTCAGGATCTATAACATAGATATCTCCTTCTGATATTGCTTCCACGGGACATTCGTCAATGCAGCTCCCGCATGCGGTACAATCATCATTTATTACGTAAGCCATCTCTTGGTTGATTTTAGGTTAACGATTATGATCAGACAGATTTGAAATTTCAAGTAAAATTAATACAATGATTTTACTAAAAAACTGCATAATGTCATTTTTTGACAAAAACTGCCGGTGAAAGCTGGTTGCCCGAAAGGAAAACGTGCTGAAAACTGTATAATGTAATTTTTTGGCAGGAATTGCCGGTGGAAGCAGGTTGCCCCAAAGGGCAACGGGATAGAAAACTGTAAGATGTCATTTTTTTGCAGTAGTTGTCCCCTGCCTGCTTATTGAAGCAGGAAAGATAGTGCCAGCCAGGCAGGCAGGCCGGTCCCCTCCAGCATTATCTGTTCGTCAATGTCGAACTCAGGCGAATGGAGAAGCCTGTCAGGCATTCCGGTTCCCAGCCTGTAGAATACTGCAGGGTATTCTCTCGCAAACCATGCAAAATCCTCGGTTGTCATTCTGATCTGAAGATCCTTTACCTTCCTGCTGCCAAGGTACTCTTTCATGTAACTGCCCATAAGGGATGTCATCCCGGGATCATTGTAAAGAACCGGGTATCCCTTTCTTATTTCCACACTGCATGACGCACCCAGGCTGGTGGCGATATTAACGGCTATCCTGTTGATGATCTCGTGTGCCTCTGCCCTCCATTCCTCATCCATTGTGCGAAAGGTTCCTTCAATTATAACTTCTCCTGGTATTACGTTTGTGGCGCCGTTGGCAATGAACTTGCCAAAACTCAGTACAGTTGGGATATGCGGCGGTGCAAACCTGCTTGACACCTGTTGCAGTGCAACAACCACATGTGACATAGCCGCAACCGTATCGACGGTCTTATCAGGAGTTGCACCGTGCCCGCCCTTACCTGAAACTGTAATATATATCTCATCGCCCGATGCCATATAAACTCCCGGGCGGATTCCTGTTTCTCCTGCGCCCAGTTCGGGCAGCACGTGTTGTGCAATCACGACTGATGGTTGATTGTTGCCGAATACCTTTTCTTCCAGCAGCTTCTTTGCACCACCAGGCAGTGTTTCTTCCCCGGGCTGGAATAACAGGTGAACCGTCCCGGTAAATTCATCTTCAAGTTCCTTTATTATCCTGGCTGCACCGATCAGGCAGGAGGCATGCACATCGTGCCCGCAAGCATGCATAACACCAGGCACCAGGGATCTCCAGGGCAGGTCATTCTTCTCGGTTACAGGCAGCGCATCCAGTTCTGCCCTCAATGCAATACATTTGCTGCTCCTGCCTGCTTTGCCTGTTATGGTAGCCAGGAGGCCGGTGCCTGCCACTGTTTTGCAGTCCAACCCGTACTCCTCCAGTCTTTTTTTTACAAAGGCCGATGTTTCATGCTCCCTGAATGAGAGCTCGGGATGCATATGAATATGCCGGCGGATGGCGATTACTTCATCCAGGTATTGTGCCGACTTTTTTCTGATGATTTCTGCCAGTTGCATGCTCTGATTTTGTATTTTTGCCTGGTAATGCTGTTATAAACATGTAAATATAATGAATTGGCCGAAGATAACATTTGCAAGTTTGCTCGTAGCACTGGTATTCTCTTCAGTATACGGACAAACCGGTCCGGTGATCCATTTTGAGAATAGGCAGCACAATTTCGGGCAGATAAGCGAGGACGGAGGGCCTGTCCGCCAAAGGTTCCTGTTTGAAAACAGGGGTACTGAGCCGCTGGTTATGACAAATGTTGTGGCAGGTGGAGGGATATCTGTCCTTGCATGGACCAGGAATCCCGTAATGCCCGGCGATAGCGGGATTGTAACCATTGAGTTCAATCCCGTCAATATGCCGGGCAGGTTCAACAGGCTTATAACGGTCAGCGCCACGGGTTCTCCTTCAACTGTCAGTCTCAGGTTGCTTGGTGAGGTAATACCTGCCGTGAAGACTCCCGAAGAGATGTTTCCGCATCAGATCGGGCCTCTCAGGCTCAGATCAAACCATATTCCTCTGGGGAGGGTTTCTCCAGGGGAGGTCGTTGTTGATTCCGTAAGGGTAATAAACATGGCTGATGATAATCTGGAAATTTCGTTTACGGGTGTTCCGGCTTATGCATCTTTTCGTGCCGTGCCGGTTGAAATCAGCCCCGGTGAGGAGGGAAATATTGAAGTTACGTTCGATGCCGGCAGCAGGGATGAATGGGGTTCCGTAACCAGCCATGCCCGGGTGCTTGTAAACGGCCGGACAGAAGGCAGGAATGTTATATATATAAGCGCCAATGTTCTGGAGGATTTCTCAGGGATGACAGAGGAGGAGATGGATCTGGCCGCATCAATCACTTTTGATGAAAGGGTTTTCAATTTTGGCACCCTGAAACAGGGTGAGACTGCAGAGCACAGTTTTCTGTTCACAAATACAGGGGAATCAGAGCTCATAATTCGTGCAGTCAGGAGCGGATGCGGTTGTACGGCAATCGATCCGGAAAAGACATTGTTGCAGCCCGGTGATACGAGTAGTATAGGTGCAGTTTTTAACTCACGCGGTCTTCGTGGCAGGCAGAGTAAAACCATTACTGTAATTACCAATGACCCACGAAACCCGGTTGTTGTTCTGCGGGTTACAGGAGAGGTGGTGAACGAATGAACAAAGAAGGAAAGCATAAAAGTGCATTATCAGTAAGCCGCGGTGTTGAACAGCCTCCTTCGGTTAACCCTGCCAGAGGCAGCTCTTCCCGTAACCGCGCCAGGAGAAGGATGCCGGTAAACTATTACCTTGAAGGAATACTTAACCGGGACATCAGTAGTCTTGGCCGCGCTATAACTCTTATAGAGAGCTCCTTGCCGGCTGACAAGGAGATTGCGGGCGAACTGGTGGAGCTTTGTCATCCTCATGCCGGCAATTCTGTAAGGATAGGTATTACCGGTGTGCCCGGTGTAGGTAAGAGCTCATTTATTGAGAGCTTCGGCAAGATGCTGACAGCGAGCGGCTCACGTATTGCCGTGCTGGCTGTTGATCCCAGCAGCGGACTGTCGAAGGGAAGTATCCTGGGAGACAAGACCAGAATGGAAGAACTATCGGCCGATCCGGATGCATTCATCAGGCCCTCACCCTCGGGCGGGTCACTGGGAGGAGTTGCCCGTAAAACCAGGGAGAGTATAATATTGTGTGAGGCCGCCGGGTTTGATACTGTAATTGTTGAGACAGTGGGAGTGGGGCAGTCGGAAACCGCAGTCCATTCAATGGTCGATTTTTTCCTTCTTCTTATGCTTGCAGGTGCCGGTGATGAGCTGCAGGGTATCAAGCGCGGCATTATGGAGATGGCCGATATGCTGGTAATAACAAAAGCTGACGGGAATAATACGGAAAAGGCTGAGTTGGCAAAAGCGCAATATCAGAATGCACTTCAGCTTTTTCCCCAGCCTGCATCAGGATGGAAACCCCGTGTAGGCCTATGTTCGGCACATAATAGAACCGGACTTGAAAGCATAAATGGCATCATCAGCGAGTATATCAGGTTTACCAGGGCATCGGGCTATTTTCGCGAGAACAGGCTTACCCAGTCCCTTTACTGGATGCATGAGAGCATCGAGCAGCAGCTCCGCGACATTTTCTATAATGATCAGCGGGTAGCTTCAGAGCTTGAGAGTTTAAGGCAGGAGGTGGCAAGCGGCAGGATAACGAGCTTCACAGCAGCAGGAAGACTGATCGATAAATTCAAAGGTACAGGACAGTGAGTAAACAAAAAAGCAATATCAGCATCAAGAACAGGAAGGCTTCATTCAACTTTGAACTTGTAGAGAAGTTTGTTGCAGGAATCGTGCTTGGCGGTACAGAGATCAAGTCCATCAGGGAGGGGAAGGCGAACCTTGCTGATGCATATTGTTTTTTCATTAGCGATGAACTCTGGGTAAGTGGCATGAATATAGCTGAATACTCCCATGGCAGCTACAATAATCATGATCCCGGACAGGACAGGAAACTACTCCTGAATAAACGTGAGCTGAGGAAGCTTAAAAAGAAATCCCAGGATAAGGGATTCACCATTGTTGCAACCAGGCTCTTCATCAACGAGCGGGGTCTCGCAAAACTGGAAATAGCGCTTGCCAGGGGCAAGAGAGAATACGACAAGAGGCAGGAGATCAAAAAGCGTGATATTAACAGGGAGATGGACAGGCTTGTCAGGTAGCTGAAAACAATAGCGTTACCCGGTATTATTGCATCTCAGGCCGGAATTACCCTAACCTGAAGTTTTGTGAAACAGAAGCTTCCTTACTGCGAGAAAAAGAAATCGTTAAGCTCATAAATATCTTCAGCCGTCAGGTCCAGTCTGCCGTCAAAGAACAGGTTGATCGCCCTGATAAGTTCATCGAACGATATGAAGCCATCTCTGTCAGTGTCAAGGGGGCGAAACTTCTCAGGTATCCCGTCATAACTCCTGAATTGCCTTGCCGTATAGTGGTAAGCAGGCATTATTGCAGCGAGGTCAAGCTCATCCCTGGCTACTGCATTTTCTCTTTGTCCCAATTGTTCGGCAAGCTGACCGGGAGGGATCTCGCGTCCAAATTCATCGACTAAGGCGCCAGGTCGTGTATTTGGCTCCAGGTCCAGGTAGTCGGGTACCCCGTCACCGTCGCTGTCCACCGGGCAGCCGAATTCATCCACTTCCACACCCGGTGGAGTGTTCGGACACAGATCCCAGAAATCGAAGACACCGTCACCGTCCTCATCCTCGACAAGGGTGTAGTCGAACTCGACATCGGCATACAGCCTTTCCACAACTATAGTCTCCGGATCGGAAAAGAGATCCAGGTGGAAAGTCACATAAGAGTAGGAGAACCTGTCGTTCCTGCTATTGGATTTTATCCCGGCAATCCCCGTGCTTATGTTGTCTATCATATCGGTAAAGGTGAAATGTATCGAACTGCCTATCCTCATATTTACCCTGTCGGTGATCCTGAAATCCAGCCCATAATCGACCGGAACCGCAAATGCGATCTGCGGGTAGTTACCCATCCCGTAGAGGTTGGCACTTCGGAGGTCGGTCTCGTAAATGTAGTTGCGCCGGATTATATTGCTTTGGTAAGCATGGGGGGAGTTTTCGGGTATATCTCTTATGGTGCCGTCTGACCAGTAGTTGTAAGGGTTGCCGTTATCATCAAGAAGGTCTGCCTTGGAATTGAACTGGAAGGACTCAATGCCGGCTGATACAAACGGGGTAATCCACCTGCTGGATCTGAAAATATGGTTAAAGGTGTACTCAAAGTTAAGTCCGAAATTGATTATCTCCGACTGGAAATTAAGGTTCCTTTCAAGATCCAGGTATGATCTCTCGTTACCTGTAAGCCTGCCATAAAGCATGAAGAAATTGAGACGGTAATTGCGGCGCCTGTCCAGGAAAGTTGAAACATTGAGTCTGTACCCCGGCTGACTGCTCCAGAGTGCCGAATAAAAATCGGTTACATCTCCCATAAAGCCGAAGGATCCTATGCCGAAAGCCAGGACCGGCTTATATACGGGATCTTCCACCTCTATCTCCTCCCTCAGAAGCCGCTCAAATTCATCGTCCTGACCGACCTGTGCAAGAAGCAGTGCCGGGAATACTGCGGTTATTACCGACAGAAGCAGAAGGGTACTGATCGTCCTCATGTTCTGCATAAACAACAGTGTGTTTACTTAGTCTACGGGAGTAAAAATAATAAGTTCTGGGCAAATAGAACTAAATTATGATTACTTTATCGTTTTTTCCGGGTTTGGCTAAGAGTTCCGCATTTTTGGGCAATCACCTGTACCATCTGTGGTTTGCAATTGCCAGTGCTTCCTGGACGGTTATCCTTGTCCCGTGGTTATAGGCGGAAACAAAGGCGTCTCCAACTGGCGTTGTATTCCAGATATGCACTCTCTGGTCGCGGGCTGACCTGTAATCAGGGAAAGAACCGATTGTATACTTGATCCAGCCTTCGTGCAGCTCTGTATGGACGGTATACGGAATCTCAAGGTTCCCGAAATAGCCGTCAGGGTCAACCGGCCTTCTGCCTGCCGCAAGCTGAACCCTGTAATATACACCATCTTCAGGCGGCAATGGTCTAACAAGCTGATCGGGCGCGGGTGCGGGAACCGCTGGTGCCGGCCGCGGTGATGTTACCGGCGGTGCTGGCATACGCATGGGTGCCGTAGTCCTTGCCTCCAGTAGGGCCGAAGAGAGCAACCGTAGTCTACCGGCTTCTGAAAGTGTTTCCAGCGGGGCCTCCCTTTCAACCACCGGTAAGTTAGAGGTAATGTCGTTTTGAACAACCGAAAACTCACCTGATGGCTGGGGGACTGTCTCGTAATCTGTCACCGGAACGAGCCTGTAGGATACAAGGAATGTAGTTTCCGGAGAGAGCTCTCTCCAGATGAACCTGACCGTCTGATCTGAAAAAGTAAAGATCCCCCCGTGGCTTTCAACTTCAACAGCAGTGAATCCGTGGGGTATCTTCTCTTCAATTCTTGCAAAGGAGCTCCTTGGGCCACTGCTTACCAGGATGTTTACCAGGTAACCCTGCCCGTCATCTGCCACCGGAACCTGCCTCACGGCCACCGCTTCAGAAATGCCGGGAGCCGGAACGGAGATGCCGGGCTCAGGTTCAGCCGTCTCACCTATTTCAACTATCAGATTTTCATCAATGTATGGTGATGGCTCAATTTGTATTGCAACACCGGGAGCATCTGCTCTCATACGCCGGTTATCTTCAATATAGCTGAAAGTTCCGCTGAGGTTGAGCTCGCCCCTGAGCCGCTCATCAATATGCAGCTTGTAACGTATCCGGAGGGTCTCCTCGCTGGGAAGGTTCAGCCATATCATCCTGACGGTATTATGCTCGAAGGAGAAATCCATATCTGCGGGATATACCGGCGATGCTTTTATACCCCGGGGAAGCTCCTGATGGAAACGCGCAAAGCCTGAAATACCGGCTTTGTGCAGCTCAATTTCGACTTCGACAGTGGTGCCGGCTTCGGCACTGGGGGGTGTAATGATTTGCAGATGAACATTCTCCCTGGTAAACAAACCTATAAACAGAACCAGATTAATTGTAACGACCAGAATGATGTATTTCAGCATATCTGCATATAATGTCAGTTAAAGTGGGCAATTTTAGCCCCTGGCAATTATGAGATAAAATTCTGAAAAAAATCAATCAGTTTTTAATTACCTTAGAATCAAATATTAACAAAATATCAACACTGGAGGCAGAGTATCAGAAATTGGGGCTGAGAAGGTACTTCGAATAGAAGCTGTTGATCTTTTCAACCGCCTCGTCGGCAGCATCGACAACAGAAAATAACTCCATGTCGCCGGGGCTGATATATTTCTCCTCTTCAAGCATTACCTCTTTTATCCATTCAATCAGGCCTTTCCAATAGTTTTTGCCAACCAGTATGATCGGGAACCTGCCGATCTTCTCAGTCTGGATAAGGGTGATAGCCTCGAAGAGCTCATCAAATGTTCCAAATCCGCCGGGGAGGACAATAAATCCCTGTGCATATTTGACGAACATCACTTTGCGAACAAAGAAGTGGCTGAAATTTATTAATTTATCACTGTCAATAAACAGGTTGGCTCCCTGTTCGTGTGGAAGGTCTATGTTAAGACCCACAGACCGTCCTCCCCCTCTGCGCGCACCCATATTTGCCGCTTCCATAATGCCGGGTCCGCCGCCTGTGATCACGCCGTAGCCGGATTGTGTGAGCTTGAAGGCAATCTCTTCAGCCAGTTTGAAGTACTTGTTTTCCGGCGAGGTTCTTGCCGATCCGAATATTGATACGCAGGGGCCTATCCTGCTCATTTTTTCAAACCCTTCGACAAATTCGGCAATTACCTTGAATATTGTCCATGAATCGAACGTTTTGATCTCGTTCCAGTCTTTTTCTGTAAATGCGCTTTTAATTCTTTCTTCTGCCATCATGATTGATAATGAATTTGGGTAAATGTTGATTTGATTTGACTATTCAGCCGGTTCCGGATTGAGTATGGATCTGAGACATTGTCCGGTAAAGCTTTCTGTGACCTGTGCAACATCCTCGGGAGTGCCTGCTGCAATTATCCTGCCTCCTTCTCTGCCTCCGTAAGGGCCCAGGTCAATAATATGGTCTGCTACCTTTATAACATCCATGTTGTGTTCAATTACTATCACGGTATTACCCCTGTCAACCAAAGTGTTGAGAACCTTAAGAAGCACCCTGATATCTTCAAAATGAAGTCCGGTAGTAGGTTCGTCAAGAACATACAGGGTCCTGCCGGTGTCTTTCCTGGCAAGCTCAGCTGCAAGTTTCACCCTCTGGGATTCTCCTCCTGAAAGGGTTGTTGATGCCTGGCCCAGTTTGACATATCCCATCCCGACCCTCTGCAGGGTGTATATCTTGCGGTAGATTGACGGTATCTTTTCGAAGAACTCAACGGCCTGGTTAATGGTCATGTCCAGCACATCGCTTATTGATTTGCCCTTGAATTTTACCTCCAGCGTTTCCCTGTTATATCTTTTACCGTTACAGTCCCTGCACTGAACGTAAACATCGGGAAGAAAATTCATCTCAATGGTCTGAACGCCGGCTCCCCTGCAGGTTTCACATCTTCCGCCCCTGACATTGAAAGAGAACCTGCCTGCCTTCCATGCCCTTATCTTTGCCTCCGGTGTCTGTTCGAACAGCTTCCGTATATCTGCAAACACACCAGTGTAGGTTGCGGGGTTTGATCTGGGTGTGCGGCCAATAGGGGATTGGTCAACCTCAATTATCTTGTCGGTATTCTCCATGCCCTCTACGCCCAGGCAGGGCAGAGGCTCCTTGCGGGCATTGTAGAAATGTCTGCTCATATATGGCTGGAGCGTTTCTTTGATCAGGCTTGATTTTCCGCTCCCCGACACCCCCGTAACGCAGATAAGCTTGCCTGTGGGAATTACCGCATCTATGTCTTTGAGATTGTTGCCGGAGGCCCCGCGTATTAATATACTGGTCCCGTTTCCGTCACGGCGTGACAATGGCATTTCTATCTCTCTCCGGGCTGAGAGGTAGCATCCTGTGAGAGTACCTGTTTGTGCAACTTCGCCCGGAGTGCCGCAGGCTGCTATCTCACCTCCCTTTCTTCCCGCCCTGGGTCCCATGTCGATGACATAATCGGCTGACTCTATCATATCTCTGTCATGCTCGACAACTATTACGGAATTACCCTTATCCCTGAGCTGCTTTAACGAATCTATCAACTTCCTGTTATCGGTCTGGTGAAGGCCGATACTTGGTTCATCCAGTATGTACAATACATTGACCAGCTGTGACCCTATCTGGGTGGCCAGCCTTATCCGCTGGCTTTCCCCACCTGAAAGGCTTGCTGAATTGCGGTTCAGTGACAGGTAATTCAGTCCGACACTCAACAGAAATCCAAGCCTTGCCCTGATCTCTTTGATGATCTCTGAAGAAATAAGCTTCTGCTTTTCAGTAAGCTCCGCATCGACCGATGAGAACCAGCTGTCCAGCATATCAAGGTCCATTTCAGCCAGCTCTGCAATGTTCTTCCCTGCAATCATAAAGAACAGGGCCTCATTATGAAGCCTGGTTCCATTACAGTTGGGGCAAACCGTTCTTTTGAGATACTGACCGGCCCACTTGTCTTTCCTTCCCCCGTTACCGTTCTCCCTTTGGTTGGCAATATAGTTGATTACACCGTCAAAACTCATGAAGTAGTTTGACGCTGATCCCAGTGGTGAGTGAAGCAGCTTGAAAGATTCTTCCGATCCGTATAATATGGTGTTGAGGGCTTCACCCGGTATATCACCCAGGGGTGTGTTGAGGGAGAACCCGTGTTTTGCCGCAATAGCTTCCAGTTGCCAGAATATCAGCGAGTTTTTGTATGTGCCCAGTGGCTCTATACCACCTCTTCTGATTGACAGGTCCGGTCTGGGTATTATCTTCTCCAGGTCCATCTCGGCCACTGTTCCCAGTCCCCCACACCTGGGGCAGGCACCCCTGGGCGAGTTGAAAGAAAAGGTGTGTGGGGCAGGCTCATTGTATGATATACCCGATGCGGGGCACATCAGTTGTTTGCTGAAATACCTTGTTTCGCCACTCTCAGCATCCATGACCATGATTATATTCCTGCCATGCTGCATGGCGGTTTTTATGGTAGCGGCAATTCGTGGCTTGTCATTGTCAGTTACATGGAGCTTGTCAATAACTATCTCAATGTGATGGGTTTTATACCTGTCCACACGCATCCCCGGTTTGAGTCCTGTAATCTCCCCGTTGATCCTGGCATGAAGGAATCCCTTTCTCTGAATCTGTTCAAAAAGTTCCTTGTAGTGCCCCTTCCTCCCCTTTACCACCGGCGCCAGTATCAGGGTCTTCCGGTTTCTGTACCTTTCGGTTATAAGGCTGATGATCTGATCGTCGGTATACTTTACCATCTCATCACCCGTTACCGGTGAATATGCTATGGCGGCGCGTGCATAAAGGAGGCGCAGGAAATCATATATTTCAGTTATGGTACCTACGGTTGACCGGGGGTTTTTGTTGCTGGTTTTTTGTTCAATTGCTATTACCGGACTTAAACCGCTGATGTTATCGACATCAGGCCTTTCC is a genomic window of Marinilabiliales bacterium containing:
- a CDS encoding formate--tetrahydrofolate ligase; translation: MRSDIEIARSISMKHISEIAAGMGIDENDLELYGKYKAKIPLKYIDREKVDKSTLILVSAISPTPAGEGKTTVSIGLSLGLNRIGKKSAVVLREPSLGPVFGIKGGAAGGGYSQVLPMEDINLHFTGDFSAIEKANNLLAALIDNNIQSKTRSIGIDPRTVLWKRVMDMNDRSLRNVIVGLGGTMSGVPREGGFNITAASEIMAALCLADDLQDLKRKMGNIFIGLTHDKKPVYARDLKAHGAMTALLKDAIMPNLVQTTGHTPAIIHGGPFANIAQGTNSVIATRMGLSLSDYVVTEAGFGFDLGAEKFFDIKCGYSGLSPRAVVLVATVRALRYHGGADIKNISEPDPGAVEKGLSNLTKHVENIAQFGICAVVAINRFATDTDEEIGMINGHCQKIGIEAVEADVWAKGGKGAEELAKVVSSVADNCRNRFKPMYDWNWDIPRKVETVARKIYGANAVDFTRKARADLDKIEKLGLDKLPVCIAKTQKSLSDNPELLGRPKDFVVTVREIEIAAGAGFVIPITGDIMRMPGLPAVPAAEGMDIDEQGNITGLV
- a CDS encoding 4Fe-4S dicluster domain-containing protein, with amino-acid sequence MAYVINDDCTACGSCIDECPVEAISEGDIYVIDPEACTDCGACVDVCPVEAIHPE
- a CDS encoding EF-hand domain-containing protein, whose amino-acid sequence is MQNMRTISTLLLLSVITAVFPALLLAQVGQDDEFERLLREEIEVEDPVYKPVLAFGIGSFGFMGDVTDFYSALWSSQPGYRLNVSTFLDRRRNYRLNFFMLYGRLTGNERSYLDLERNLNFQSEIINFGLNFEYTFNHIFRSSRWITPFVSAGIESFQFNSKADLLDDNGNPYNYWSDGTIRDIPENSPHAYQSNIIRRNYIYETDLRSANLYGMGNYPQIAFAVPVDYGLDFRITDRVNMRIGSSIHFTFTDMIDNISTGIAGIKSNSRNDRFSYSYVTFHLDLFSDPETIVVERLYADVEFDYTLVEDEDGDGVFDFWDLCPNTPPGVEVDEFGCPVDSDGDGVPDYLDLEPNTRPGALVDEFGREIPPGQLAEQLGQRENAVARDELDLAAIMPAYHYTARQFRSYDGIPEKFRPLDTDRDGFISFDELIRAINLFFDGRLDLTAEDIYELNDFFFSQ
- a CDS encoding amidohydrolase, giving the protein MQLAEIIRKKSAQYLDEVIAIRRHIHMHPELSFREHETSAFVKKRLEEYGLDCKTVAGTGLLATITGKAGRSSKCIALRAELDALPVTEKNDLPWRSLVPGVMHACGHDVHASCLIGAARIIKELEDEFTGTVHLLFQPGEETLPGGAKKLLEEKVFGNNQPSVVIAQHVLPELGAGETGIRPGVYMASGDEIYITVSGKGGHGATPDKTVDTVAAMSHVVVALQQVSSRFAPPHIPTVLSFGKFIANGATNVIPGEVIIEGTFRTMDEEWRAEAHEIINRIAVNIATSLGASCSVEIRKGYPVLYNDPGMTSLMGSYMKEYLGSRKVKDLQIRMTTEDFAWFAREYPAVFYRLGTGMPDRLLHSPEFDIDEQIMLEGTGLPAWLALSFLLQ
- the meaB gene encoding methylmalonyl Co-A mutase-associated GTPase MeaB, whose product is MNKEGKHKSALSVSRGVEQPPSVNPARGSSSRNRARRRMPVNYYLEGILNRDISSLGRAITLIESSLPADKEIAGELVELCHPHAGNSVRIGITGVPGVGKSSFIESFGKMLTASGSRIAVLAVDPSSGLSKGSILGDKTRMEELSADPDAFIRPSPSGGSLGGVARKTRESIILCEAAGFDTVIVETVGVGQSETAVHSMVDFFLLLMLAGAGDELQGIKRGIMEMADMLVITKADGNNTEKAELAKAQYQNALQLFPQPASGWKPRVGLCSAHNRTGLESINGIISEYIRFTRASGYFRENRLTQSLYWMHESIEQQLRDIFYNDQRVASELESLRQEVASGRITSFTAAGRLIDKFKGTGQ
- the smpB gene encoding SsrA-binding protein SmpB, with translation MSKQKSNISIKNRKASFNFELVEKFVAGIVLGGTEIKSIREGKANLADAYCFFISDELWVSGMNIAEYSHGSYNNHDPGQDRKLLLNKRELRKLKKKSQDKGFTIVATRLFINERGLAKLEIALARGKREYDKRQEIKKRDINREMDRLVR
- a CDS encoding DUF1573 domain-containing protein → MNWPKITFASLLVALVFSSVYGQTGPVIHFENRQHNFGQISEDGGPVRQRFLFENRGTEPLVMTNVVAGGGISVLAWTRNPVMPGDSGIVTIEFNPVNMPGRFNRLITVSATGSPSTVSLRLLGEVIPAVKTPEEMFPHQIGPLRLRSNHIPLGRVSPGEVVVDSVRVINMADDNLEISFTGVPAYASFRAVPVEISPGEEGNIEVTFDAGSRDEWGSVTSHARVLVNGRTEGRNVIYISANVLEDFSGMTEEEMDLAASITFDERVFNFGTLKQGETAEHSFLFTNTGESELIIRAVRSGCGCTAIDPEKTLLQPGDTSSIGAVFNSRGLRGRQSKTITVITNDPRNPVVVLRVTGEVVNE